TTAATGAGAATGGATTTTCGTTGGGTGATCATTCGCAGGACACGGGGTTTAAAAAAGATGATAGTGCTATCCCCCTCCGTGTTTTCCTCGATAAAGCCATACATTTCTTTGGAAGATTCCGTATAAGCTCCGTAGGTGGATTCTCTATCTTTTCTGAGATTGTCCACCAGCTTCGGCATGGACGTGATCAGGAAAAAGCTGATGATCGTCGCCAAAGGAACGACAAAAACCACCTTCCTGAAAAAAGTGTTTTTGAGTTTTGCGCTTCCTTGGAAGTGCTCCAATCCGGAAATAAAAAACGAAAAATAAAAAGGAATTATTGGCATAACGCCTCTGAGTCCCAATTGTGGAGGCCATACGATATAGAGTACATAAGTAAGCAGCCCATAAACTAGGATGGGGTAGTCCACCTTAAATCGTTTTGCGACGCCAACCATCGCGATCAGAAGGCTCAGGACGTACACCACCTTTCGAAAGGGAACTCCAAAATATAAATCAACCGGGATCTTAAGGTAGGCTATAGCATTGTCGATTAGCCCGGGAAACGAAATCTGATCTAAAATACCCATTTGTGAAACCCCTCCCTTCGGTAACCAGAAATTCCATAAAACAACGGCACAAAAAAAGGTCAGGTACGGTGTGAGAAAAAGAGTGAATGTCCCCAAAGAATACCTACCGCCTGTAATACAGGTTTTGAGGAACATCGGACTGGCCAGGCTTTTCCAGTCCGTCTCTTCCTTCCATTGCTTTTGAACGAGAGCAATGCATTGGGCAATGGCCAGGGTCGCAAGGAGAAGGAGTCCGTTGGTCCGCACAAAAAAGGCTGCGGCAATTGAAGCTCCCAACAAAACCAGGTCCAAGCTTCTGAACCTGGTAATACTCCGGTTTTCGACAACCAAAACGGTGATGAGAATTATACTCTGGGTGGACAGGTAGAGAAAAGGAAACTCGGTTCCAATCGCATTGAATCGATTAAGGACGTAAGGATTAAATACAAAGATACTGGTAAGGCCAAGAAATCCAAGAGGGGTATGGCGCTTGCGAAATCCAATCCAAAGGCACAGGAGAAAAAGTAAAAAGGAAATGCACCCGACCATTTTTAAAGCTACCATATGGGTTCCAAGCACTGGAATTACCGCGGCCAGGAGTGCGGGCAACCCCCAGGGATAAGCATCGGGTCCCATCTCAAAAGAAGAGTTTTCAATGGTAAATCTGTTTGCTTCGATGAATTCCCTTTGTGTCCCTTCCAGAATGCTTTGTGCCTGCATAATATAGCTGGCAAAGTCACCTCCCCAAAAATGACCTTTGTGCAGACTCATGCTGATCAGGATAACCGATATACCTACCAGCAATACAAACATCGTTCTCGTGTTCACTCCTTTCATGACTTGGAAAACATGGTAGGCGGGTCGAAGATACGAATAGCCAGATTCATTAAGAGCAAGAAATCGGGACAACCGAAAACGGTCCATCATTAAATTTGGAAGAATCCGGCGATGAACCCTTGCTTGAAGAACTGGACTCTAAAGTCTGAATATCAAACCCGATAGAAGTCTCTATATTTTGAGCTTTATGCCGAGACGATTGATCAACCCGGTTATCCAAACCACAGCAAACGCAAAGCATAAAGATTTAATCAATCCTATCAGATTTGTTCTTAACGACTCCGGTAGTGAAGATCCTGTGACAGCCACCGCTGCGTAAACAAAGTAGGGGATGAGGTAACAGGTGAGGGTGGAAGTGCCGGCAGGCCTGATCAGGCCCATCCATGTTTTTCGTCCGCGCATGTCCACCAGCCAAAACAGTACGGCATAGGTCAAAATACTGATTCCTGTACAAATCTCCGTCCATGAAGGAGTGGACCGGATTTTTGAAATGCCACCAATGGGTCTGACAAGAAATCCAATCGTTAAAACAACCATTCCGAGAATGAATAGAAACTTTAAGAAATGCTTCTTGTCTGCTTCTTCATATTGTTGGAGGTAGATGGTTGAAACCACCACACCTCCCATCGTCATGGCAGCTGTAGAACCACTCCCCGAGATCCATAGGTATTCTCTAAGGCCGCTGAGTGATCCGAGCCAGTCCAAGGTATCCATAATGTTGAACAGGGCAAAAAATACCCAAGCGGCCGCCATGAGTTGCCACTTGTTTCCCCAGAACAAGTAAATAATTGAGGCGTATAAATAAGCCCAACCAATAAGTCCCAGGATACCCCACCAGTAGGATTTCATCCAAACGGCTGTGTCACCCGGACCTTGGTAAATAACAGCAAGAAAGATCAAGATGAGGTAACCTGCTACCCGCATTCCTAAATTAAAGAACCGGCAGCACTCCTTTTTCGGGTAGATGTTCCAGATAAGAAAAAAGGAGAGGGTCATCAAGACCTGCCAACCGAATTTACCGGTTAATACTTTATCTCCATTCAGACTCGACAGATTGACTATGAAAAAGCCCATCAGCAAAAGAGCGAATGACCGTTCTA
The sequence above is drawn from the Verrucomicrobiota bacterium genome and encodes:
- a CDS encoding DUF5009 domain-containing protein gives rise to the protein MSENPPNNKRIYSIDAFRAVTMLLMIWVNDFWSLIDVPSWLKHKRAAEDALGFSDVIFPAFLFIVGLSIPFAINNRRSKGDTNETILRHILERSFALLLMGFFIVNLSSLNGDKVLTGKFGWQVLMTLSFFLIWNIYPKKECCRFFNLGMRVAGYLILIFLAVIYQGPGDTAVWMKSYWWGILGLIGWAYLYASIIYLFWGNKWQLMAAAWVFFALFNIMDTLDWLGSLSGLREYLWISGSGSTAAMTMGGVVVSTIYLQQYEEADKKHFLKFLFILGMVVLTIGFLVRPIGGISKIRSTPSWTEICTGISILTYAVLFWLVDMRGRKTWMGLIRPAGTSTLTCYLIPYFVYAAVAVTGSSLPESLRTNLIGLIKSLCFAFAVVWITGLINRLGIKLKI